DNA sequence from the Ogataea parapolymorpha DL-1 chromosome II, whole genome shotgun sequence genome:
atatttttgcTTAGGCTTCGAATATTATCGTTGCCCCCGCCTGCATGCATAGACTATTATTTTACTAGTTGCAAAATTGCTGACATATCTGAGGAGAGTTTCTGGACTTGGGTGCATAATTAATAAGAGGCACTCTACAGTTGCTCTCCAATCACGAGATCCATACTGGGTGCTGATGACCAATTGTGTTCAACAAACAACACTCTGCATCGTTCACCCGCCGGGGTACAGCAAAAACCACGAACTGGTCGAGCAGATATTTTGGACTTGCTGCGTTTGTGGGGCCAATTGGGTTGCTTGAATTTGTAAGGCTGGATTAGGAAGTCGCAATCATTGCAGAATCGTTGCGGTGCGAGGAGTGACTGATATAGGCTACGGTTATTTCCTTCTCAAAACGGGCTGTGCAACATTTTTTCTCTTATGGTGTTCTCTCACAGACTGTAAGTAGACCATATCTTTGTTATCTGACCGTCTAGATCGTACCGGATCCCATTTTGCTCGGCAAAACAGGCCCGCATCGCACAGGGTTCGCTCCAGCCCGACCCGACGCTCAAGCCCAGCGAGCTGCAGGCCGTCTACACCGTCGACGACAACGTCCTCACCATCACGTTCGACGGAGTTTCCGAGAGGGTGATCAGGGTCGCGGCAAATAACACCATCGAGAACCTCAAAACGGTAATTGAGTGCTTGGAAGAATTTGAAATTAAGTCATGTTAAATTACACCAGTCTCTCCTCAAACCTAAGCTCGTCCAAAGGCTCGAGACCAATAAGAATACGCAAGAAGTTGTCCAGACCCTGTCTCTGCTTGTTGAGCCCGTTGATAGCCTGGTAGCCCGGCCGGGTAAGCGGAGCCTTGAGCCAGTagctcaagaaactcaGCACAGAGTACATGTCGGCATATTTGTCGTCAGAGACCTTTTTGTAGGTGACTCTGGACAAAAACTCGGTCATGACCAGCAAATCGATGATTAAAGGTGTGGCCAGCAACGAGTCCTCGCAAACGTTGTGGATGCTGATTCTGTTGTGGCCTCCCAACATCAGCTCGGAATAGTACTCGTCCATTGCAACCTTGGAGTCTCCAACTGCGTTCAGGTACTTAATCACAATGCAGTggtcgatttttttgccCAGCTTGTCGTTGTACAAAATCTCGTTCGACGCAATCACGTCGTCCACCACAGACGCCTTGGAGATCTCCTTGGACCGGAACTGTCTTGGCGACGAGAGATTGTATCCGTCGTTGTTTCCCAGATGATTGTATGACGCAATGGAAACTGGCCGAATACCCGCATCGACCAAAAACTGTGCCAGCACAGACTTCAGCTTGGTCTGGCCGCTCTTGAAGTCGTCTCCGCCAATGTAGGTGCGGTTCTTCTCGGCAAGCTCAATGACTCCAGGAACGAAGGTGTTCTGCGGACTTCCGTTGATGTACGGGACGTGCTCCAGGATGCTGGCCACGGCAAAAACCGTGCTAGGCGCGATCTCCTCGTGGTCCTTCTTAATCGACTCGAGCAGGTTTTCTGCCGTGTCGTTCACACCTGACACCACATCAGCGTATCTCTCGGTGTTGGCCGTCCACAGCACGATGACCTTGTCGAGCTTGTTGGCGGCCTTGAATTCGCGGATATCCTTTCTGATGGTCTCGACGTGGCTCCACTTGCCGGTGGTGTGAATCTCACCGTTAACTCTGTTGAAGCAGTTATTTGCTCTTTCGTCCTGGTTGGCAGCAATGAAGTCTGGGTAATAGATCGACTTCAGCGGCAcgatctccttcatctggtccttgagcttctccTGAAGGTCGTACTCCAAGACCTGTGCCTTCTGCATGGCGGCAGCGAGGTTGTCACCGTTGATGTCCCATCCGCCAACGACAAAGTCGTTAGGGTTGACCATAGGAAGCAACGAATTGAATGGAGCATACACATCCTGGCCCTTGGAGTCGATGCCGAGCTTGATGGTGGACGACTGGGTGACCGAGCCGTAGTAATTGGCAGTCTTCAGTCCCTCTTTGGTGTGGAATTGCagtttgttcttgttggcaaGGATGGAAGCAACAAAGGTGGTTCCGTTGTTTCCTCCTAAGCCAACGAGCATGACACCCACTTTAGGCACTTTGAGGTCAACCTTGAAGTGGTATGGCTCTTCAAAAGGCTTGACAGCGAAAGAACCGTCGGCCTCCTTGTCAACTATGGCGTTTTTGTACACATAGTTGGTGACGAGCTCGCTTTCGGAGAATTTGGCTTTGTCTGTCTGCACTTTAACTTGAGGGACGAATTGGACTGTCATGATGAATTGGATGGTTGCATATGGGGGGCAAGCATGCGTATTTATAGTGAGAGCCGCCAGATatgagctggagcagcctTTGTAGCTGGACAGCACATCTCGGCGTGTTCGCCGAAAATCGCACACTGTGATTGGCCATCGGCGAAAACATGGTTTCCCAAAGGGGAAATTTTGGCCGTGGAGCAGCCCCGCGCACCGTGCCCTCTCCCAACAGCATGTGCGCGCATAATACCGGCAGAACCACAAAGAATGCTCTTGTGCCTCGTTTGAGATCGAATTGGGAAGGTGTGCGACAGCTGATTCGCAAACAACAACACAAAGCCGTCTCTGATTGGTGGAGGGACTGCCGGAGTTGCTCCCTGGCGCGTTGGCTTATGCTGCAAATGATGCCAAAAGGTAGCAGGAATTTTTCGGAATGTGTTGGGCTCGCTCTCGTTCCTGGTTCCGTAGGGGGTTTCAGATGAGCCTCTTTTTGATAATGTATTCTGGCACTTTGAGCATATACTACAAAATTCCGACATTGCCCCATTACTAGTTGGTAGCAATTGTGCACATACAAACCTCGCAGTAACATTTCTTGGACCATTCCCGACAACTTACTTGTCACAATTTGAGCTGCCCCTTCTCTTTGGGCTAGCTCCATATAAGATGAACTCCTCACACCAATTAATTTTATGGATGATCAGAGTTCGCAAATAACAGTAAGAACGAGCACCTCGACCATCCACGCGGTCTCCTTGCATGGCGATCCGTCTGCAGGCTCAGCTTCTTTTTCCGCACCGGAAGAGACAGAattggacgacgacgatgacgacgacgatgaccCGCTGAAAGTCAAAGAGCTTTCGCTAGCTTTTGACTATCTAATGTACAAAATACAGGACCAGGCCAGCCAGCTGAGCGAACGGGTGGAGTCACACGTTCTCCgctcaaaaacagaacACGAACATGACATCCAGGCGATACAGGATAAGTTAGTCCAGATCAAGCAGTTATTGAGCCATTGCGACCAGATAAACCTGGAAATTGATAAGCTTGAGCAATTGAACATGATAACCAAagatttccaccagcgtCTCACAGCGGTGCAGAGCCGAATGAATGCGCACGCTCGAAAATTTAAATAATGCGTTCGTTAATTTTAATTTACACTATTTCGCCCATCATACATCTACTGTCTCTTCCTTATAGCGGCCAATTGCCTTCTTCACATGTTGCTCCTCCAACATTTTTTGCTTCAATTGCTCCAGTCGAGTCTTGAACCTTACGCTGGCAAGTACAGCCAGGGCCACAGCGCGGAAAGTCCGCTGGGGTTTTTCCTTGCTGATTCCGCCCAGTTTCTGAAGACTGGCCACGACGCGCTCTTTACTCTCCAGCTCACGCGTGAGAAAGTTGGCCACAAACTTGAGATCAGAATTGCAGTCCTTATACTGTTGCAacttgatcttgaacagctgtttctggctctcTAGCAAATTGACACGCGGGTCCGATGAGTGGTCACGCGACCTTGGCGAGCGCTGGGGACTGACTGGAGAAAGCGGGTATTCAGTCTTCTTCATCTGCTTGCTCAAGAGCACTTCTTGCGCGGCCTTGGAGCGCTCGAGCTTGGCACGCATCTCGTCTAGCTCTTGGGAAAGAGCATTCTTTTCTTTGCGAAGCGCGTCGTACCTGTTCAGTAAGTCGTTCTTCATTTCGTTGTAGTCATCcacaagcttcttgatctccATATCCTTgagttcgagctctttTCGCAAGCCTCGCGAGTTCAATTTATATTTCAAGTCCTCCAGTTCGGTGGTGAGTTTCAGATTCTCTTCGCTGACGCGCTGTTGATCGCTATCAAGCGAGGAGATCGATTCCACAAGCTGTTTCCGCTCCTCAAGAGCATCATCCAGTTTCCAATTCAACTCAGCCAGCTCTTTCGTCTTCATTGAAAGCTCAGTTTTCAAAGTATCGCACTCTCTGCGTAATTCCTTCATCTCCAAGCTATCTGgcttctccaaatcgtcCCTTGCCTTTATCGACTCAAGCTGTCGTCTCAGACGATTGTTTTCACGCAAACAATCACTATACTTCTCCTCGAGCAGTCTCTTATCCTCCATGAGCTCACGGAGCTGTAGCTTATTTTCAGACTTGTGCAGGCCGGTTTGCTTATCAATCTCAGCGGTCATTTGCTCGATCCGCGACTGCAATCTTTTCATTTCGGCCTCTTTGTACGAAAGTTCATCTTTTAGATCACGCACCAACGAGTCGGACTCATACCTCACatcctccagctcctgaCATTTAGTGGCATAGGAAAACGATAGCTTTTTAAAGTCGCGCTCGAGATCCTGCAACTCAGAGCTTGCGCGCGAGTCATGCATTTTGTCCAGTAGATTGTTGTACTCGCGTTGAATTTTCTCGAAGTCCTCGATAatttcgagcttttcgcGTTGCAGTTTTTCAAT
Encoded proteins:
- a CDS encoding Inositol-3-phosphate synthase codes for the protein MTVQFVPQVKVQTDKAKFSESELVTNYVYKNAIVDKEADGSFAVKPFEEPYHFKVDLKVPKVGVMLVGLGGNNGTTFVASILANKNKLQFHTKEGLKTANYYGSVTQSSTIKLGIDSKGQDVYAPFNSLLPMVNPNDFVVGGWDINGDNLAAAMQKAQVLEYDLQEKLKDQMKEIVPLKSIYYPDFIAANQDERANNCFNRVNGEIHTTGKWSHVETIRKDIREFKAANKLDKVIVLWTANTERYADVVSGVNDTAENLLESIKKDHEEIAPSTVFAVASILEHVPYINGSPQNTFVPGVIELAEKNRTYIGGDDFKSGQTKLKSVLAQFLVDAGIRPVSIASYNHLGNNDGYNLSSPRQFRSKEISKASVVDDVIASNEILYNDKLGKKIDHCIVIKYLNAVGDSKVAMDEYYSELMLGGHNRISIHNVCEDSLLATPLIIDLLVMTEFLSRVTYKKVSDDKYADMYSVLSFLSYWLKAPLTRPGYQAINGLNKQRQGLDNFLRILIGLEPLDELRFEERLV